The Rhizobium leguminosarum genome includes a window with the following:
- a CDS encoding CHAT domain-containing protein has protein sequence MASVGPRPEIALQLALPVWDAMAESLPAELQLTGSLIETICQSIAISIGEAAIGCGEADAAIRIADLVKGRFENGAPSIEENAIRGLIQKLRLAEARERYARIPSSPDLDRLLRDWRPVTRPDDILRPMPIDTRSHRERLDTAAREAAKAWIPDQRRLQRAQDTFRSELRSASDIAEFDAARAEMDAVLDLVEVQVANEVADNANEIFHQQIFRYQVAARRVERLVPTEVGNHQQARHAVNFAASVLSNTARTEEMLRAALSDLQSALAWFVLKANISGTAEANWALGLVHEELNEGPEALACYQTVLDILISAAHDLHDPAARAATMRSFPNVYPKIVRLGLRYGKVGIAFNASEVLRGTAYLRSAGPAFRAEDTPIVGWHYLSTFVDDEGCVVFLRLGDGTLYAHRPQIGREELDALTSRVPPADWHRSRLRDAGSPRGPLSSLLLPLRHAFSDGRMQSGDHLAVALDYPLNLVPLHYLDVLNRPIVHDLSFSRVASLGDAIDIDRAIVGGPVASACLVVIPAADNADRELHMQSAEEAIDPIREMVTLRRIKEDDTDKSSVQYALRNAQLVHIQAHGFFPLASPAETVDPLLQAGLLVSSNGEWPDRSRPELYLMSAREIIDGGPSGAMHVSLAACVSGLGRPGSAGDMLGTEFALRSLGVASVTASHWHVDLETASSFHAAFYRSWIVEGKSRAAAWRSAVLSLMAAYGANERDWARACAFSLYGSWR, from the coding sequence ATGGCGAGCGTCGGACCACGCCCCGAAATCGCGCTCCAACTCGCTCTTCCCGTTTGGGATGCAATGGCGGAGAGCCTCCCGGCAGAGCTCCAACTTACTGGCTCCCTCATCGAGACGATTTGTCAAAGCATCGCAATTTCAATCGGTGAAGCTGCCATTGGCTGCGGTGAAGCGGATGCTGCCATTCGCATCGCAGATCTCGTCAAAGGTCGTTTTGAAAACGGAGCTCCCAGCATCGAAGAAAATGCGATCCGCGGTTTGATCCAGAAACTTCGCCTCGCTGAGGCGCGTGAGCGATATGCCCGCATTCCCTCATCTCCAGATCTCGATCGTCTATTGCGTGATTGGCGTCCCGTGACGCGGCCGGATGATATCTTGAGGCCAATGCCGATAGACACGCGATCGCACCGAGAACGACTGGACACAGCGGCGCGCGAAGCCGCCAAGGCCTGGATCCCGGATCAGCGGCGCCTGCAGCGAGCGCAGGACACATTTCGCAGCGAGCTGCGTTCCGCGAGCGACATCGCCGAATTCGACGCAGCGCGTGCAGAGATGGACGCGGTTCTCGATCTCGTCGAAGTGCAAGTCGCAAACGAGGTTGCCGACAACGCCAACGAAATTTTCCATCAACAGATATTCCGCTACCAAGTCGCTGCGCGCCGCGTTGAACGTCTTGTGCCAACCGAGGTCGGCAATCATCAGCAGGCACGCCACGCGGTCAATTTTGCTGCCTCCGTGCTGTCGAACACAGCCAGAACCGAAGAAATGCTACGCGCGGCTCTGTCCGATTTGCAATCGGCCCTGGCATGGTTTGTGTTAAAGGCAAACATTTCAGGTACCGCCGAGGCAAATTGGGCGCTAGGCTTAGTCCATGAAGAGCTCAATGAGGGGCCGGAAGCACTCGCCTGTTATCAAACGGTCCTGGACATCCTCATTTCCGCAGCCCATGACCTTCATGATCCCGCGGCGCGGGCAGCCACGATGCGGAGTTTTCCGAACGTCTATCCGAAGATCGTGCGCCTCGGACTCCGTTACGGAAAAGTTGGCATAGCATTTAACGCGTCCGAGGTTCTGCGCGGCACGGCCTATCTTCGTTCAGCCGGGCCGGCGTTTCGAGCAGAAGACACACCTATCGTTGGCTGGCATTATCTCTCGACTTTCGTCGATGACGAAGGATGCGTCGTTTTTCTGCGTCTCGGCGACGGAACGCTTTATGCGCACCGGCCCCAGATCGGTCGCGAGGAATTGGATGCCCTGACCAGCCGCGTGCCACCTGCCGACTGGCATAGGAGTCGCCTCCGCGATGCGGGATCGCCGCGTGGGCCACTTTCGTCACTGCTACTGCCGCTCAGGCACGCATTCTCCGACGGTCGCATGCAAAGCGGAGATCATCTTGCCGTTGCGCTCGATTATCCGCTGAACCTGGTGCCGCTGCACTATCTGGATGTTCTCAACCGACCTATTGTTCACGATTTGAGTTTCTCGCGGGTTGCATCGCTGGGTGATGCGATCGATATCGATCGTGCAATCGTCGGCGGCCCTGTTGCCTCAGCATGCCTTGTGGTGATCCCCGCTGCCGACAATGCCGATCGGGAGCTTCACATGCAAAGCGCCGAAGAGGCTATTGACCCGATCCGTGAAATGGTGACCTTGCGCCGGATTAAAGAGGACGACACTGACAAGTCGAGCGTGCAATACGCCCTTCGGAACGCGCAGCTCGTTCATATCCAAGCGCATGGCTTCTTTCCACTCGCATCACCGGCAGAGACAGTGGACCCGCTTCTACAGGCAGGATTGCTCGTCTCTTCCAACGGGGAGTGGCCAGATCGATCGCGACCCGAACTTTATCTGATGTCGGCGCGAGAAATCATCGACGGCGGCCCGTCCGGCGCAATGCACGTTTCGTTGGCTGCCTGTGTAAGTGGGCTCGGTCGTCCGGGGTCGGCAGGTGACATGCTGGGTACGGAATTCGCACTCAGAAGCCTTGGGGTGGCGTCGGTCACCGCCAGCCACTGGCATGTCGACCTCGAGACAGCATCAAGTTTTCATGCGGCATTTTATCGATCCTGGATCGTTGAGGGGAAAAGTCGGGCTGCGGCCTGGCGATCGGCAGTCTTGAGTTTGATGGCTGCTTATGGAGCAAATGAACGGGACTGGGCACGCGCTTGCGCATTTAGCCTTTATGGGAGTTGGAGATGA
- a CDS encoding DNA/RNA non-specific endonuclease: MARIVSPLGTASPDALVFASKAAIVEQRPMQEADKTLTAAPASPPQTMSVEEPSRTTARMAMLNRKDPNALERIIGSRDIVSINFFERGLAVAKAICRIKILGRPATPPDYGTGFLITPGLLITNNHVLPDFETASYSLAEFAYELDRNFVERRGHIFPFAPYEAFYTSVELDFTIVAIRPVGHDGTPITDFGALPLNPVSGKGIAGEHVSLIQHPGGGTKQVVVRENRIIALDPARFPSVSPAAIHYQADTEAGSSGAAVFNDQWDLVAIHHLAIADRDDQGRILNRRGQVWDEMEGDEAKRWIANEGVRVSAIWEDLRKASVFNASAAKIMAMLVHDPRTNHQPMPTVATDSKPKKWQTLPDVGEAPAFESTRFEDPKFLGSIGYRPDFLGADLIVELPRTAETFKGRLAVNTITNGNVFDYTHFSLAMHADRRLALWTAVNIDGAKLKSAKSPAWRRDDRLPANEQTLAEIYGKVPGKAIQIDRGHLVRRLDPVWGDQEVADRAGNDTFHYTNAAPQEHIYNSEIWGNLEDFVLARADKRSQKATVMTGPVLRPDDDFFGEGMRGGPWQIPWSFWKIAVFKRPDGSVSVTGFIVEQTSDIAPLFETTRYNPYTVEEARVYQRPIALIEQLTGLDFGILRSMDKMGTVETTSIASARPIRGEDDINF, encoded by the coding sequence ATGGCCCGCATCGTATCACCGCTCGGGACGGCAAGCCCTGACGCTCTAGTTTTCGCCTCGAAGGCGGCAATCGTCGAACAAAGACCAATGCAGGAAGCCGACAAGACGCTGACGGCGGCGCCTGCTTCCCCACCACAGACCATGAGCGTGGAAGAGCCCTCACGCACGACGGCGCGCATGGCGATGCTCAACCGAAAGGATCCCAACGCACTCGAGCGGATTATCGGCAGCCGCGACATTGTCAGCATCAATTTCTTCGAACGTGGGCTAGCGGTCGCAAAGGCGATTTGCCGTATCAAGATCCTCGGACGGCCGGCAACACCGCCTGATTATGGCACCGGCTTTTTGATAACGCCCGGTCTGCTGATAACCAACAATCACGTTCTTCCCGACTTCGAGACGGCATCTTATAGCCTAGCCGAATTCGCCTATGAGCTTGATCGGAACTTCGTTGAGAGGCGCGGCCATATCTTCCCCTTTGCGCCATATGAGGCGTTCTATACAAGTGTCGAACTCGACTTCACAATCGTTGCCATTCGACCGGTGGGGCACGATGGGACGCCGATTACCGATTTTGGCGCGCTGCCCCTAAATCCGGTGAGCGGCAAAGGCATCGCCGGCGAACATGTGTCGCTGATCCAGCATCCGGGCGGTGGCACCAAACAGGTCGTTGTCCGCGAAAACCGCATCATAGCACTCGACCCAGCGCGATTTCCGAGCGTCAGTCCAGCGGCAATCCATTATCAGGCCGACACCGAGGCCGGATCGTCGGGGGCGGCGGTCTTCAACGATCAGTGGGATCTCGTCGCGATCCATCATCTGGCGATTGCCGACCGGGACGATCAGGGACGAATTTTGAACAGGCGTGGACAGGTCTGGGATGAAATGGAGGGCGACGAAGCCAAGCGCTGGATCGCCAACGAAGGCGTCCGCGTCAGCGCGATTTGGGAGGACTTGCGCAAGGCCAGCGTCTTCAACGCCAGCGCGGCAAAGATCATGGCGATGCTCGTCCATGATCCTCGCACCAACCATCAACCAATGCCGACAGTCGCGACGGATTCCAAACCAAAAAAATGGCAGACACTTCCAGATGTTGGCGAAGCGCCGGCGTTCGAGAGCACCCGTTTTGAAGACCCGAAATTTTTAGGTTCCATAGGCTACAGGCCCGACTTCCTCGGAGCCGATCTCATCGTCGAGCTTCCGCGCACGGCGGAAACGTTCAAAGGCCGGCTTGCCGTCAATACGATCACGAACGGCAATGTCTTCGATTACACGCATTTCTCTCTCGCCATGCACGCTGACCGGCGGCTGGCGCTCTGGACTGCAGTCAATATCGACGGCGCTAAGCTAAAATCGGCAAAGTCGCCGGCTTGGCGACGCGACGATCGCTTGCCGGCAAACGAACAGACACTCGCAGAGATCTACGGCAAAGTCCCCGGGAAGGCCATTCAGATCGATCGCGGACATCTGGTGCGCCGTCTCGATCCGGTCTGGGGCGATCAGGAAGTTGCCGACCGCGCCGGGAACGACACCTTCCACTATACGAACGCTGCGCCGCAGGAACACATTTACAATAGTGAAATCTGGGGCAATCTCGAGGACTTCGTGCTCGCTCGGGCCGACAAGCGCTCGCAGAAGGCAACCGTGATGACCGGGCCGGTGCTGCGGCCTGACGACGACTTCTTCGGCGAAGGCATGCGCGGCGGCCCCTGGCAGATTCCATGGTCATTCTGGAAAATTGCTGTCTTCAAACGTCCAGATGGGAGCGTTTCGGTCACAGGTTTCATCGTCGAGCAAACGTCCGATATCGCACCACTCTTCGAAACTACCCGCTACAATCCCTATACGGTCGAGGAAGCCCGCGTCTATCAACGGCCGATCGCACTCATCGAACAACTGACCGGACTGGACTTCGGCATCCTGCGCAGCATGGACAAAATGGGCACTGTTGAGACGACATCGATCGCATCGGCCCGACCGATCCGCGGCGAAGACGACATCAACTTCTAA